A genome region from Bacteroidota bacterium includes the following:
- a CDS encoding DUF1501 domain-containing protein, whose amino-acid sequence MKRRDFLKHGATIGVALNALPVMMGGFPVKAFGRSPLRDLLAQSATANDHILVIVQLAGGNDGLNCVIPYTDPNYSALRPTLGLKPSDNILPLPDHQSLALHFNMSGAASLYSNKRMAIVQGVGYPDPELSHFRGTDIWNTSTDSNIYATTGWIGRFLSQLNPNYPPSQIPDGSTPLGIQFGASLSNLFLSKSGGMGIAINQLPTSANKSVHNYDDIPANPPIPYVELEYVRTIQEETEVYSKTLLNRSVTTNKVTYPTDNTLGDQLAQVAQCIASGFGTKIYLVYQGGYDTHSNQLSDQGANLQDLSDALKAFQDDLEAFAVADKVLTMTYSEFGRRPQENGSGTDHGTAAPLFIVGTQVNAGVYGNDPALDAASLTAGSGNLTYQQDHDFRNIYATMMYEWLLDGADTDKTALIGNVLTAGDGNTYSQNASWKYLGLVKSQSNVVTSSDAPGLMLLENYPNPVSSQTSIEYVLPASMPVTLGVFNTSGIEVERIIDARQEAGTHLAVFKPGSLPSGTYLYRLQTPVGTITKRMLIVH is encoded by the coding sequence ATGAAACGTCGCGATTTTCTAAAGCACGGAGCCACGATCGGCGTTGCATTGAATGCGTTGCCGGTCATGATGGGCGGTTTCCCTGTGAAAGCCTTCGGCCGATCGCCGCTTCGTGACCTGCTCGCACAATCGGCGACGGCGAACGATCATATACTTGTGATCGTCCAGCTTGCCGGAGGCAACGACGGTCTCAATTGTGTGATCCCGTACACCGATCCGAACTACAGTGCACTGCGGCCAACGCTCGGATTGAAACCGAGCGACAACATCCTGCCGCTACCCGATCACCAGAGCCTGGCGCTTCATTTCAATATGAGTGGTGCTGCAAGCCTCTACAGCAACAAACGGATGGCGATCGTCCAAGGCGTGGGGTACCCTGACCCGGAGCTTTCACATTTCCGAGGGACTGACATTTGGAATACATCCACCGACTCCAATATCTACGCGACGACCGGATGGATCGGCCGCTTCTTAAGCCAACTGAACCCAAACTACCCGCCATCCCAAATCCCCGATGGGAGTACACCGCTCGGGATCCAGTTCGGCGCGTCACTGAGCAACCTATTCCTCTCCAAGAGCGGTGGGATGGGTATTGCCATCAATCAACTGCCGACATCTGCGAACAAGAGTGTTCACAACTACGACGACATTCCCGCAAATCCGCCAATCCCTTACGTCGAACTTGAATATGTCCGCACGATTCAGGAAGAGACGGAAGTGTATAGCAAAACATTACTCAACCGTTCGGTCACCACAAACAAGGTGACCTATCCGACCGATAACACACTCGGCGACCAACTCGCGCAAGTCGCACAGTGTATCGCAAGTGGGTTCGGCACGAAGATCTATCTCGTCTATCAAGGTGGATACGATACGCACAGTAATCAATTGAGCGATCAAGGCGCAAACCTTCAAGACCTCAGCGATGCGCTGAAAGCCTTTCAAGACGACCTCGAAGCGTTCGCTGTGGCGGATAAAGTACTGACGATGACGTATTCGGAATTCGGTCGCAGACCGCAGGAAAATGGCTCCGGGACAGATCACGGTACTGCGGCACCGCTCTTTATCGTCGGCACGCAGGTCAATGCAGGCGTGTATGGCAACGATCCGGCTCTTGATGCTGCGTCGCTTACTGCGGGCTCCGGCAACCTAACCTACCAGCAAGACCACGACTTCCGCAACATATATGCCACGATGATGTATGAGTGGCTTCTCGATGGCGCCGACACCGATAAAACTGCTCTCATCGGCAATGTACTCACGGCAGGAGACGGGAATACATACAGCCAGAATGCATCGTGGAAGTATTTGGGTCTTGTAAAGTCACAAAGCAATGTCGTGACATCGAGCGATGCGCCGGGACTTATGCTATTGGAGAACTATCCTAATCCGGTGTCGAGCCAGACTTCGATCGAATACGTATTGCCAGCCTCAATGCCCGTCACGCTCGGTGTATTCAATACGTCCGGCATCGAGGTAGAGCGTATTATCGACGCCCGTCAGGAAGCCGGCACTCATCTTGCCGTATTCAAACCGGGATCGTTGCCATCCGGTACATACCTGTACCGTCTTCAAACTCCGGTCGGCACCATAACGAAACGGATGTTGATCGTGCATTAA
- a CDS encoding GNAT family N-acetyltransferase, which produces MPTSEANIEIRVVEYDPAVHRSEWDSFVRRSMNGTVFHEQRFLNYHPEGRFAFAHLLFYSQQRLVAVLPGGYKNGGKIYESPLGSSYGSFVVEDVSADVALAIVSAFERYIDEHGVEEVFLTSAPVIYSPIITQNLDFALLYKGYAYQRHYISHAIELSRGGVPFDRFQSTARKHIRRVTREHPEVRIEDVPHSELERGLREFYPILLENKAKFDAKPTHTLDELLRLNELVPELMQLFLVRVNDEPVAGSLLFLANKRVALIFYHMLRYAFDDMKPIYLLMNRVTQWSQENGFAFVDIGVSQDTHDANPMTPALSLIRFKEKFDSRGLLRSTMSKRYRP; this is translated from the coding sequence TTGCCGACTTCCGAAGCGAATATAGAGATCCGTGTCGTCGAATACGACCCTGCCGTACATCGTTCGGAGTGGGATTCGTTCGTGCGCCGGTCGATGAACGGCACCGTCTTTCACGAGCAACGATTCCTGAATTATCATCCCGAGGGCCGCTTTGCGTTTGCGCATCTGCTGTTCTATTCGCAGCAGCGCCTGGTTGCAGTACTTCCAGGAGGATATAAGAACGGCGGCAAGATATACGAATCTCCCCTCGGCTCAAGCTATGGCTCGTTCGTCGTCGAAGACGTGAGTGCCGACGTTGCGCTCGCTATCGTCTCCGCATTCGAACGCTATATCGACGAACACGGCGTCGAAGAAGTATTCCTGACCAGTGCGCCGGTCATCTATTCACCGATCATTACACAAAATTTGGATTTCGCGCTCCTGTATAAGGGGTATGCGTACCAACGACATTATATTTCGCACGCGATCGAACTCTCGCGTGGCGGGGTGCCGTTCGATCGATTTCAGTCCACTGCACGCAAGCATATACGCCGTGTGACCCGGGAACATCCGGAGGTTCGGATCGAGGATGTCCCGCACAGCGAGCTGGAACGGGGACTACGCGAATTCTATCCGATTCTGCTCGAGAATAAAGCAAAGTTCGATGCAAAACCCACTCATACCCTCGACGAACTGCTGCGCTTGAACGAGTTGGTACCGGAGTTGATGCAGTTGTTTCTCGTTCGCGTCAATGACGAGCCAGTAGCAGGTTCGCTCCTGTTCCTCGCCAACAAGCGAGTGGCGCTGATCTTCTACCACATGCTGCGCTATGCGTTCGATGACATGAAGCCGATCTATTTGCTGATGAACCGAGTCACACAGTGGTCGCAGGAGAATGGCTTTGCGTTCGTCGATATCGGGGTGTCACAGGATACGCACGATGCGAACCCGATGACGCCGGCATTGTCGTTGATCCGGTTCAAAGAGAAGTTCGATTCGCGCGGGTTGCTGCGTTCGACGATGTCCAAACGTTATCGCCCATAA
- a CDS encoding DUF1800 domain-containing protein: MNRRKFLLSSSATVAAAAATTGLADTASAGKGSAYSIPGYTTTGNPNPAPLQTESNDLSPYTGPWGDQQVRHLLGRAMFGVPLSQFQAAKALGSMNAVVNQLLADQPMPPAFASWLDTINTVASTGPAQSLLRKNSVQTLQVMNWWFDRMIKENLSIREKMTFFWSNHFVIGTSTVKTPQYSFVYNQTLRQHSLGNFKDFVNAISIDPAMLVYLNGNQNTYTIKNGHTINNINENYARELQELFTIGLTDPKTGEPNYTETDVQQAAKALSGWQPTTTAPFVGQFNTNLHDSVDTETFYGQTGKFQLSDIVNIILSKGTTTDGKNAPGYNVAYFICSKLYAQFVYYVPNPQVVDAMANLFVASNWEIKPVMKALLSSAHFYDSAVMGAQLKSPVEFLAGIIRDFGMSLPNFDPSDPPKNGSDAKGNLYSDPNVSYSYLVTAIGGVELGQQLLNPPNVKGWPGAHNWVSTGTLPQRLAIAAVMGTYPSPLDGSTKVRGVKLTFSPTGWANQLPNVSSMKSHDIATALESATLSFALGPKESATLYATLNPLSLPDSDFYLSDAYVSLFAISIMTLPEYQLI, encoded by the coding sequence ATGAATCGACGGAAATTTCTTTTAAGCTCGAGTGCAACGGTCGCTGCCGCAGCAGCGACAACTGGTCTTGCAGACACTGCTTCGGCAGGCAAGGGCTCTGCCTACTCGATCCCGGGATATACAACCACCGGCAATCCGAACCCCGCACCGCTACAAACCGAATCGAACGACCTGTCGCCGTATACAGGTCCGTGGGGCGATCAACAAGTGCGCCACCTTCTCGGCCGAGCCATGTTTGGCGTCCCGCTTTCACAATTCCAGGCAGCGAAGGCTCTCGGCTCGATGAATGCGGTCGTCAATCAACTCCTGGCCGATCAGCCGATGCCTCCAGCGTTCGCAAGCTGGTTAGACACGATCAATACCGTAGCAAGCACTGGCCCCGCGCAGTCGCTTCTGCGGAAAAACTCGGTCCAGACGCTGCAAGTGATGAACTGGTGGTTCGACCGGATGATCAAAGAGAACCTGTCGATCCGAGAAAAGATGACGTTTTTCTGGAGCAATCATTTCGTGATCGGTACTTCTACCGTCAAAACACCACAATACTCGTTTGTGTATAATCAAACGCTGCGTCAGCACTCACTCGGGAATTTCAAAGACTTTGTCAATGCGATCTCCATTGACCCTGCGATGCTCGTGTACCTCAATGGCAATCAAAATACGTATACGATCAAGAACGGGCACACCATTAACAACATCAACGAGAATTACGCGCGCGAACTACAAGAACTCTTTACCATCGGCCTGACCGATCCAAAAACCGGAGAGCCGAACTACACTGAGACCGACGTACAGCAAGCTGCAAAGGCACTCTCGGGTTGGCAGCCTACGACGACTGCGCCGTTCGTCGGTCAGTTCAATACAAATCTGCACGACTCGGTAGATACCGAGACGTTTTACGGACAGACCGGTAAATTCCAGTTGTCCGATATCGTCAACATTATCCTTTCCAAAGGCACGACAACCGACGGGAAGAATGCGCCGGGCTATAACGTGGCGTATTTCATCTGCTCGAAGCTCTATGCGCAATTCGTGTATTACGTCCCGAATCCGCAGGTCGTCGATGCGATGGCGAACCTCTTCGTTGCAAGCAACTGGGAGATCAAACCGGTGATGAAGGCATTGCTCTCAAGTGCGCATTTCTATGACAGCGCCGTCATGGGTGCTCAATTGAAGAGTCCGGTCGAATTCCTGGCCGGGATCATCCGCGACTTCGGCATGTCGCTGCCGAATTTCGATCCGAGCGATCCGCCCAAGAATGGAAGCGATGCAAAAGGAAATCTGTATTCCGATCCGAACGTATCCTATTCCTACCTTGTCACCGCGATCGGCGGAGTGGAGCTCGGCCAGCAATTACTAAATCCGCCGAATGTCAAAGGCTGGCCCGGCGCACACAACTGGGTCTCGACCGGAACGCTGCCCCAACGACTCGCGATCGCCGCCGTGATGGGAACATATCCGAGTCCGCTCGACGGCTCGACGAAGGTGCGGGGTGTGAAGCTGACGTTTAGCCCGACGGGGTGGGCAAACCAGTTGCCGAATGTCAGTTCGATGAAGAGTCATGATATTGCCACCGCACTCGAATCAGCAACCCTTTCGTTCGCACTCGGACCGAAGGAATCTGCGACGCTCTATGCTACACTCAATCCGCTTTCGCTGCCGGATTCCGATTTTTACCTGAGCGATGCCTACGTCTCGCTCTTCGCGATCAGTATCATGACATTACCGGAATACCAGCTCATCTAA